A window from Scleropages formosus chromosome 17, fSclFor1.1, whole genome shotgun sequence encodes these proteins:
- the tbx16 gene encoding T-box transcription factor 16 has protein sequence MQPILDLQPTFNMPSSSSVTGNPESYPLSNVSITLENMELWKCFHDIGTEMIITKPGRRMFPHCKISIAGLLPYVKYILMVDMVPVDSFRYKWNKDKWEVAGKAEPQPPCRSYLHPDSPALGSHWMKQTVSFLKMKLTNNTLDQNGHLILHSMHRYNPRFHVVQADDLFAMRWSVFQIFSFPETTFTAVTAYQNTKITKLKIDHNPFAKGFRDDGTNTKRRVQRNQAKASKNTANRDSENGSDSGPYNQSFEDCEEEESPRGVPKENTAVKEERYSPWRSQQESAQNPSSVSPVGSEGQAPVFSNEQLVPVPASYQSYRSQEFAKTPSPPGLGSGSVRSAFQRQGSNAAAVPEHRTLRAPTTMALPSASSSHAAVAPPPEHGASAHVARPSARPHPLYAPYGSESALGQWSGPGPSQYPHPPAAAAARHVAGEYSGAHSYTPGNMVDWGQHPLFSFPCWRSNPRP, from the exons ATGCAGCCCATTCTGG ACCTGCAGCCCACGTTCAACATGCCCTCTTCGTCCTCCGTGACCGGCAATCCTGAATCTTATCCCCTGAGCAACGTCAGCATCACCCTGGAGAACATGGAGCTGTGGAAGTGCTTCCACGACATCGGGACAGAGATGATCATCACCAAGCCAGGCAG GCGCATGTTTCCTCACTGCAAGATCTCCATCGCTGGACTGCTGCCGTACGTCAAGTACATCCTGATGGTGGACATGGTTCCTGTCGACTCCTTCAGATACAAG TGGAACAAGGACAAGTGGGAAGTGGCGGGCAAAGCGGAGCCGCAGCCGCCCTGTCGCTCATACCTGCACCCCGACTCTCCGGCCCTGGGCAGCCACTGGATGAAGCAAACGGTGTCTTTCCTCAAGATGAAGCTGACCAACAACACCTTGGATCAGAATGGCCAT CTCATCCTGCACTCCATGCATCGGTACAACCCGCGCTTCCACGTCGTGCAGGCCGATGACCTCTTCGCCATGCGCTGGAGCGTCTTTCAGATCTTCAGCTTCCCGGAAACGACGTTCACGGCTGTTACAGCCTACCAGAACACCAAG ATTACAAAGCTGAAGATTGACCACAACCCCTTTGCCAAAGGCTTCCGAGATGATGGCACCAACACCAAAAG ACGTGTACAGAGGAATCAGGCCAAGGCGTCCAAGAATACAGCCAACAGGGACTCGGAGAATGGAAGTGATTCAG GCCCCTACAACCAGTCTTTTGAGGACTGTGAGGAGGAAGAGAGCCCCCGAGGAGTGCCCAAGGAGAACACGGCGGTGAAGGAGGAGCGCTACTCTCCCTGGAGGTCCCAGCAGGAGTCCGCTCAGAACCCGAGCTCTGTGTCGCCCGTGGGCTCCGAGGGCCAGGCGCCGGTCTTCAGCAACGAGCAGCTGGTTCCCGTTCCCGCTTCCTACCAGTCCTACAG GTCCCAGGAGTTCGCCAAGACCCCGTCTCCCCCCGGCCTGGGCAGCGGCTCGGTCAGATCCGCCTTCCAGCGCCAAGGTTCCAATGCGGCAGCCGTCCCTGAGCACAGGACCCTCAGGGCCCCGACCACGATGGCTTTGCCTTCCGCCAGCAGCTCCCACGCCGCCGTGGCCCCCCCTCCGGAACACGGCGCTTCGGCGCACGTGGCGAGGCCGAGCGCGCGGCCCCACCCTCTGTACGCCCCCTACGGATCCGAGTCGGCGCTCGGCCAGTGGAGCGGCCCGGGTCCCAGCCAGTACCCGCATCctccggcggcggcggcggcccgTCACGTGGCTGGCGAGTACAGCGGAGCCCACAGCTACACCCCTGGCAACATGGTGGACTGGGGGCAGCATCCGCTCTTCTCCTTCCCCTGctg Gaggtcgaaccccagaccctga